The DNA region GAGGCAAGGATTACATTGTATGTTAGGGAGAAATTCCTGAACTggagagtggtgaggcactggaagagattgcccagagaaactgtggatgccccatccctggaagtgttcaaggccaggttgttTGGGACCCTGggcaatctggtctagtgagTGACATTCCTACTCAGGGtagggggttggaactagaagATTTaaaagatcccttccaacccaaaccattctatgattccagcCTGTGGATGGATTCCTGTGGACTGTGCTGATGTGCCCTCTGGAAGAGGGCAGAGATGCTGAGCTGTTCAGTAGGATTCAGTGCTCTGTACTGCACTCTTCCCTGGGATGATCAGACTGAGAAAGGGTTTAAACCCATGTGGGTGAAGGTGTGGAGGACTGGGGGGGACTCATGTGGGAGTGCAGGAGGGCAGGTGGGGTGTGCAGAGGGCAGGAGTCTGTGGCACTCAGAGCAACACTGGCATTCCCCTGGAGACAGCTGTACTGGAGACTTCAGCACTGCTCCCTTTCCCAGAGAGCATGCAGCTTGCTGTAATTTTCTCTTATCTTTTCAGAAAATGAGGTGAATTTGCTGAAATAACTTGCTGTTCCTTCCAACCCTCCTTGGAATGTGTTCAAATACACTTTGCTCCTTTTTCTTAGTTCTGTGCTTAGAGGTGATGAAATGCTCCCTAGGCCATATCCCTAGGCCACATGGAGCTGCTTGGATGCTTCATCCCAAAGTTGCATTCTGAgtgttggttttgttcttgaCCTGATACTTAAGcaaaattggttttatttttaaagttttcccCAGTTGCTTTCTTCCctatttttcctgggaaaacaaaccagcaaaaaaaaaaaacaaaacaaaaaaaacacctccTAAATTTTTCAAAGCTTAGTATTGCAGAAGAGGTCTCTCATCCACaccttgcttttttccccacagtctGTGGTAGCTGTTAATTCACATTTGCTTAAGCAATTAACCAGGATATAAATAATACATAGGATGTTATCAGGAAACTACATGCCAGTGTTATGGAGGCAGGCGCTTTTGGCCCTGGTGGGGAGGGCTTCccttctgtgctctgcagcccccTAAGGCCAATTAAGGTGCATCCTTGATGAGAATGCAGCCGCTGCTTGGCTGGATAAATAGTTGCTCTGATGCACAGAGGGGGGTGGCCAAAGCAAGTGAAAGAGGGGTTTAGTGTTCAAACAGCTGCAGTGAGCTCTGGAGTCTGAGcattcccctcctcccctcgcgtgggctgaggctggagcagcGGGACCGAATGGAtggtgctggcaccagtggcagcTTATGGGAGGCCTGTGGGTCAGAGACTCAGTAGTGTGTCCTTTGCCTTCTGCCTTAGTCCTGCAAAGGTCTTTTCTCCTGAAGGCATATAATTGGTGATAAACAAAGCCTTTTGGACTGTCACTAGTGTAGGAACCTGCTTTATCTTCCTGCTCCCCTTCCAGCCTCctctgggagcccagggagTGGCGTCTTCCGTGTTTCCTCTTTCAAGGCTGCTGTTTATTTTAACTGCAGTAACAAGTGCTAAACCAGTTGGCAGGAGGAATAAATGTTGCTGTGACACCTTGGGCAGAGATTTAATAAGTCCAAGTGCTGAGttctgcattttggccacaataaccccctgcaatATTATAGGCTGGAGacggtgtggctggacagtgcccagccagAAAAGAACCTGGGGGTACTGGTCAACAGCtgactgaacatgagccagcagtgtgccctggaggccaagaaggccatcctggcctgtgtcaggatcagtgtggccagcaggagcagggaggtcattctgccCATGTACTTGGCAGCGGGCTGCACCTTGTTCTGGgtccctcagtttgggaaggacgtTGAGACATTTGAgcgtgtccagaggagggcagcaaggctggtgaatgactgagggagctgggggtgtttagcctggagaaaatgagaCTCAGAtgtgaccttatcactctgtACAActcctgaaaggtggttgtagtcaggtggggttggtctcttactccaggcagcactgacagaaccagaggacacagtcttaagtGAGCCAAGGGAAAgataggctggatattaggaaagttttttacagaaagggtggtAAAGTACTGGAAtagtctgcccagggaggtggtggagtccctatccctggatgtgtttaaaaaaagactgaatgTGGCACTTgctgccatggtttagttgaggtgttagggcatgggttggactctatgaccttgaaggtctcttccaacctagtgattctgtgatttggaAAAGATGCTTCAAGTcacaaaacaagaacaaaagcCATCaagaaaaaagtgagaaaaaaaaaatcattcagaGCCAATAGACTTTGGAGACCACCAGATTTCAACTGTCACATTCACAATTGTGAATTTGCTCCACAGGAAGGCAGCAAGAAAAGGAATAATTGGGCTTGGGATAAACTTGGCTTTGCAGTGGGATCTCAAaacctccctgcagctggctaAATATTCAAGGCTGCTGCGTGGTCCTGAAGCTTTGCCTCTGATCTCCCTGTAGGGATCATTGGACTTTGGTGCTTGTAACAGTGACTTTCTTTCCCAAACATAAACTCTAGGAGTTTATTGTACTGTGGTCTCTCCTGCCATAACCTCTGGTGCAAAAGAACCTCAGCTGAAGGGCACAGTAACATGTTGGATGTTGTTTttcaggtgctggagcaggatgtGGTTCTCCAGTCCATTGACCGTGCCATTGAGGCTGTGCACAATGCAGCCATGAAGAATGGGGGGAAATACAACCTGGAGCAGAGAGATGTCCTCCAGTAAGTATGATGGGAGAGCTGGCAGATGGAGGGTGGTCACAGTTTCATTCTGTCCATGGGGGATGTTGGATGTTGTTGGTTTGATCCCCGGTGCTGGAAAGTGCTGCTGCACTCAGAGAACTTCCCAGtgtttgagctgctgctgctcctcctgacaACTGTGTCCAGCAAAGTAGAGCTTTGACCTtgctcctctctctctgtgcgTGCCAAGAAGAGGAGATTCTCAGCCACTCTGTAGGCTTGGAGGAGAAATCCAAAACCtttccagctgcattttctctgctttatcAGCCAGGAATTGTAGAGGCTTTTGGCATGTGGCGCAAGGTCTTTAATACGTTCTCAAATAATTGCTTATGaggagaatttttgttttttctgacaCCTCAGACTCTGTGCTGAGGCATGCTGGTTTAATCTCGGTTGAACAGCAGTTCTAAAGTGCAGGCAATTTCTGAAACTTGCAATGCAATATGTGACTCTTCCCCGAGGAAGAGGCATTTTTCTCCAGTGAACTGATGAATAAATTATGGGTTTTTGCAaagcctcttccttcctcccccagaaGTGCTTCCTTAGTTGTTAATGAAACTGGAGCTGGTGTTCAGAGTAATGTAGCCCATTCTGGTATATATAGCCCAAAAGCaataaatcattaaaaaataatttaaatgttgCAGCATGGTCACTCCCTTGAGCTTTGCCCTTCCTGATGTCATCATTCTGTTTCAGAAAGCTGATCCATCACCGGAAGGAGACTGTGTCCCGTAAGAGCCACTCTCCCACCCCTCAGGGGACAGTTATGACTCAGTCCTCCAGTGACCACCACCTGGATGTGTCCCGGCAGCCCAACGGGGTGTGCCGGACAGGCTACGAGCGGCACCACAGCCTTCCCAACACCGAGTTCGAGGGGGAGGATGAAGGTCTCTACCAGGTAACAGGGGCTGGACACTTGCTGGTTCCTCCTTTGGTGCTGTGATGTTTCTTGTCCTGGTGAATAAAATGCCTTGGCAGGTGAAGTTACAAATCaggtgtttgtgctgctgaCCTCGGATTACTGCAGTGTAAAGTGTTGGTGTCTAAAAAATCTGGAACAGTCTCTCTGCCATTTACACTTGTCATACTTTTTGGAATCCTTGAGGGTCCATGGCTTTATGGTAACGTGTGAAATCCACTCCATTCTGTGTGACTATCTCTTGGCAACTTTCTAAAAGAGTTGCAGGCTCCCTGGAGAATGCTTTGAGAAGCAATTTTGACATGAGCAGTAGAGCTCCCTCCAAGCACTCAGCACTGCTTCATTTCCCCCTTGTTTTGTCTGTACAAGATCCTTGGTCCTTAAGCATTTTATCTGCTGTGGCTGCCTATTTATACTactcaaaacaaaaagccaaaaaacccccaaagatccTGCTTTGTCTGAAGGTTGCTTATCATGATGAATTAAAGGGAAATTGCAGGAAATACAATTTAAAGCAGATCTTTAAAGGCAGTTCCAAGGTTACAGTGTGGCGTCAGTGAGGCTTCAAAGTAGCAGCCCAGGATGAGGCTGTGGCTGTTGGGGATGAATGATGTGCCAGATTTCCCTGTGTCGGTATAGCTGGATTTTAGGGCTAAAGGCACCAAGCAAGGATGAAGATTTTATTCCTCCTACAGATGAACACATGcactgtaatttttcttcatctctctgGACTGAGTGTTTGGAGGTATTGTGTTTATAAGGCACTGATCTGCTGTCACCCCTAGCAGATGAGGCTTGTTTTACACTTGAAGAACTGTGAGTTTGGGGAGATGAAAGGTAGCTCTGGCTCACTCTGGCTGAACACAGCAATTCCTacaaaccccatttttctcctcagcatTCATTTCTGTTATTTGGCAGTCAAACTAGCTCCATTCTCAAGCCTGTACATCACGGGCTAAGCAAATGGGGCACCTTACAGCCCATTCTCCATGCTGATTCCCTGTCTTTATCTGGTCTGTGGTTTGGTTGCTTGCCAAAAAGGAGGAAGATGAATTTCCTTGGCTGACAAAGAACTGTTTCTGTCTGGGTGGCACTGAGGCTGCAGTTGAAGAGCTTCCAGCTTAGCCCTGTGCTGAAAGGGCTCCTTGAGATTTTAACAGCTCAGTGAATTTCCTGAGTGCTTTGAAAATACAAAGTGGAGGAAGCAGCATTGCTTTCTTCCACTGGTTATGCAGTAGCCTAAGAGGAGACCTACTGAAATCTAAACTTTCTCACTagctccagaggagcagggGTCTTGGCATGTGCTTTTCATTGCTTGGGATTTTCAAGTGCATTTACTGTTTGCATCTGAAAACCTAAGCAAAATTTGAGGTTTCCTTTCAGTGGTTTTGCTCCCAGGACTGAACTGGCTGCAGTAGTTGGTGAGGGCATTTGTGCTTCAGCTCCTCCACAGTCAGCATAAGgtgggaggctggggctgctgccataCCAGCTGCCAAGGGTGGAGGTTGGGCTCTTGGAGTATTTTAGTCAGTCTGCTGCATTTGTGCATGCTCAGTGAGTTTGTGATGCTCATCTCCAGAAACCTCTGCTACAGACCAGTGTGTCTGGCTTGGCAGAGTTTGCCTGGAGGAGGTGGTGGGTGGAAGATTGTTAATTTGgtttattgttttattattttgtttgaaGGGTACTACTATAATAACACTGCTCCCAAGAGTCAGAGCGATGATGTTCTCTGCCTACTTGTCTGTGAAGGGAATGGGAGTGTTGTGGTAAAGTCAGCTCTTGTCTTtgagcagcacagggtgcaCAGCCTGCTATCAGTCCTTGCAAAAGGGTAAAGTACAGGCAGCAGATGCGTAAAATCTGTGGATTTGAAGAAGTTCACAGTGCCCTAATAGAGGCCTGGGGAGAGTTTCAACACAAGTGCAGTTGCTTCTCTTTAAACCTTTGGTAAGATCCCTCATCTTTTCCCCTCTGGACCGGTGGGATCTGAACTTTAAGAACTCCTGCATGGTCACCTTGTGCATGGCAGCTGCACAGAGGAGGGGGGTTTccctttgggggttttggtgttGTACATCCTCCTTTTGGCCCCAGGGAGTGGCTAGGATGTGGGGTGGAGGGAGGGGATGGCCATTGATTACACCCTACAGCTCTTGATCATGGGGCTTGGACAAGCACAGGGAAATTCCTGTGATGCTTCATGTTCTTCTCTCAGCTGCTTGTGCTGTGGTGTGTGGCTGTCTAAactggcaggggctgagctAGCATTGTCTGTACATCCAATAAGCACGAGCCTGTAATAACTGTTAAACTTGTGTGGTAAATTTGGAAGCCGTGGAAATACTCCAGAATGACCCAACCCTCGCTATCTCCAAACAATGTCATGCATCTGCACTAAGCTCTGAGCCTGCCTGTCTGCTAAATCCCACTGCCCCAGTAATCGTGGCTGTGCCATGCCAAGCAGCTCCAACTCGTgctgtcagctccagcactCTGCAGACAGGGCTCTGCTTTTAGCACAGCTGAGCTTTCTGGATTTGGGGCCAGCCTGCCAGCCATGGCAATGCAGAGACCCCTCCTGATCTGCTTGACCTCTTTCAGCTGTGCAGTCTCTTTTTGGACCAACACAGATAATTTTTGAAGCTGTATGCAAGTATTGGGTAGCATTCCACCCAGAGAACAATGTGGGGTGGATTGACAAGAGCCGAGTGTGCAGGCAGCGAGTCTGCAGCAGTGCCTCGTGCTAATTCACTGGCTGAAGGCACTCATAAAGTGACTTTTTATATGGCATGCTATAAGGTTGGATGTATTTGGTGTTGGGTGGGAAAGGGACTAAGAGAtccttttttaaaagtctttgtGCAAACTGCTGTCTTCCCTTGTCTAGTGGATCTAGACACGGGCTGTGAGCACATTGTCAGCTTTTGCCGTAGAGCTGTGAATATTTGAGGTGGCTTTTGAAGGTGTTCTATTTATAGGAATATCTTTGCTCCCATTTCAGATTAAGTTTTTGCCCTTCCCGgttctggggggaaaaatacatttctccCTCTGTTTCTGCTGAGCTAATGTAAGATAGAGACCCTTCAGGGGCCTGTCTCAGATTTTCATTCTGGGggggcagagctctgtgccctcaGTGGTGTTTATATAGGTCTATTCAGCAATGACAGGGGACAGAAAAATTTCTCTTCCTGGGCTAAACAAACCTGCAAAATTTTCACTTGTGGTGGACTGAATGTCATTGTAGATTCCAAATGGTTGAAAGCCACGTTACCCAAGGCATCCAGACCAtcacctcctttcccttcctgtgCTCCCCTAGGAGGTTTGGCCACAGACAGTGATTGCAATATCCCATAAAAGCAGAGGCACATTTGAGGCAGCAGGCTCTGAATCCCAGCAGTCCTGAGAGGTCCCAAGCAGAGTCTCctggccctgagctgctgggctgtggggactGGTGTATTGATGCAGTGtgctcccacccagcttggCTGCTGTGTTCAGTGGTGCTCTGCTGATCAGAGGTTAACCCTGAGGATGCTCTTCACTGGAGTAATTGTGGGTGAATGTGATATTGGTGATCATGGTGTTTAGATCTGACAGGAAAAGATGAGTGTAGGAGTGGGACTGGGGCTTGTACACTGCTGGTTTGGCAATCCTAGAAGAAGAGACTTGCACAAGAAACCCCAGATGTGGGGAGTTAATGCAACTCCGTGGCAAAGCTTTTCCCAGTGTGTCTTGCTATTGGTAGCATAGTATTGCACAGAGGGTCAAACCCTATTTTCTCCTTGCATGAGCAGAAATAGCTTTGAAAGCATGGAAGAGGCATTTACATGTTTCCAGTCCTTGGCTTTGTCTTTCTGCAAGAGTATTTGTAGCTGATGTAATGGATCTCTCCAGAAGAGTGTGTAAATACACACTCTGTTTGCAGCCTCTGTGGAGCTATTGAGAGTAATGTGGAGACATGGTAAGTGTGTGGGATTGCATTTGGAATAAAGGAGAAGTAAATGCTTGACAGGTCTACACGACATATGTGCCATGTGCTTCTGAACACAGCAATTAAACAAGGGCTGCTTTGCCTGTCACAGGGAGGGGATGAAGTCTCTTTGAGTCCTGCTTTGTTCTTCTAGGAGGCTGCCCATTAGCATCTGTCCTCCTGAGAAAACTGCTCCAAATGACAAGAGAGATGTAAGGACAAATCTACACATGCACGTGAGAAAGAAGTCTTCATAAAGAGAATATCTTTATTGTCAACCTCCTTTGATTGCTTTGCAATCTTTCCTTACAGATCCCACCACAGGCTCATCGTGCTGCTCCTGTCACCCCCCCACCTCCAGAGAAGCGCAAGAACACACAGATTGCTGCTCCCATTAAAAGTAAGGACAAGCTGCTCTCCAGGTCTTGGGCATGAAGGAAACACTGGGTGATGTAACAGCCATGAGGCCTgaatgcttctgctttgtgcttAGATGAGCATCCTTATCCATTCCTTGAATTCTGATTATGGTTTATATCCTTACAAATACATCTGTAAAATGTATACAGCCTGATTCCTATAGGTTTTAATGCTAGTGGTCCTGAGCTGGTTACCAGTGCTCCTTCAAGCCTGTTCTGATTTGGGAGGGTCTGAGCAGCTTGTGGACGGGTGCCAGGTACAGCATCCCCCTGATCCttcagtgcctgtggctctccAAGGAGCAACTCTCTGCCTGCTCATGTGGCTAGTCTGGCTAGTGCACTGAGTCAGTGGTTTAAGATCCTTTTTCTCCCACAGACACCATGGCTGTCTCCCAACAAGGCAGAGGGAGCGTTCCCTTGCAGTGTGTGATACTTTACCAGGGGAACTCACTGGCTTTTAATGCAGTCTCAACTCCCAATCTGTTGAGCACTTTCTTTGTACAGTGGTTGGATTTCCATGAACTCAGTGTCTGGTGCCTGCAAGGAGCAGTAATAATACCAGGGACACATCTGCCTATGTGCTGCCCACAGGCAGAGGAGCAACTAGTGAGAAACACTTGAGGGCAGGACCATGGGGTCAGGGCTGGAGCTTCTCCATCTTCAGCACATTTGGGTTGACAGAGTAGTGCTTATCCTTCTGTCTTGCTGCCAGCTTGCCCaagtgctctgctgtgcagtgACAGTTGATGCCATTGGTGACACTCAGCCCATTTCAAGCCCACTCATGTCCCTTGTGTGGACCCGGGCAGAGCTATTGACTTGCAGGTAATTGAGAGAGGGGCTGGCACCAGCTTCCTTAATGGTGCTTAATGGTACTGAGCCATTTTTCACTGGAGTAGCGGGAGTTTGCAAAGGTCAGTTTCCTTCAACTCATTGTTTAATGAAGCATAGGGGGAGCTATGAGTCATGAATGATCctctgtgaggaggaggaaaaagggggatGTTGAACCTGTGTGGGTGTGAAGGGCACAGTTTTTCGGCCTAGGTGGTCTTTACTTTGGGAGGAGTGGTGGATGGACTGGTGGAGGACTCCAAGCACTGATGGAGCAGGAAGGGCAGCACAGGCATTTCACATTAGTCCCACTGCTCCTTCCTTTgggcatgtgtgtgtgtaactGCCTTCCATGGGAGCTGAGCTCCCTGTGGAGTACAGCTCCTTCTCTCCCAGCACTAacaccagctgctctgggatgctcATAGGCAGCTAACCCACTGTTTGTCCAAGTAATTGTTTTCATAGTCAAGGAAGAACTCGGATACATTTCTGCCTTCTAGAAACTAATGGATAAGATTAACCAAAACTATATATACAACCAggttaaaggaaagaaaaatcttaatATCTCTTTGCTTGTTGtggattttttcccttggaaGGTGGGACTCCTACTGTTACAGCTAGTCATAACTAGATGTGAGGGGAGAAATAGAGTAGAACAGATAGTGTGGAGGCTAGTGAAATCAGTGGGCGCCAGCAGGGCGGCTGGGCTCATGATCAAATGTTGGGAGAGTGCTGAAAGGGAGGGACTAAAGAGGTTGTCAGTCAAGTGTTTCCTCCACTGTCAGCACTAAGCGTGAGGTCTGTGCAAGAGGGAGGTGCAGGCTTGTGTGTGAAGCCTTCTGTGTCTTGCAATTCTGAGGCACCATCTTTCAAAAGTGAGGGCTTACATCCTTTACACAGAAAAAGCCTAAGCCAGGGGGAAAAGACTTTTCTGTCCCTTAGTTCTGTCcatctctccctcccttcccctgtgTAAAACACTAAGCCCTTTGAAGGGTATTCATCTCAGAAGAGTAGCTTTCCCCTTTCTAAAGAGGTGATTGTGTGGGAATGCTCCAGAGAGAACTGGTACAATTTTTGCTTTGAGATAAGTGAGGCAGGAAGAGGAGTTAAACTGCTCTGGTCGAATGCACAATGAGCCTTTTAATGGACTGTGCTGTAgcaatttgggttttttctcttttcctttgatGCTGTTGCTAAGGCATGTTTAATTGTCCCCTTTCAGATGCTGTTGAAATTATTCCTGGGTCAGCTTCTAGTGCCTCCTCTATAAGCACAACATCCCTGGATACCTTGTACACTGCTTCTTCTGTATCCGAGAGCGCTCTCCCCacagccacctccagccctgccaacaCCCCACCCCCTGTCCCGAGCCGGAGCGTCCACACCACCATCACACGCAACCTGGACAGCGGCTCCGTCAGCCATTCCCGCTACGGGACTTCCCCAAAGGATACCAGCAAATCTCCCCAGTCCAAgagggctgccccagctccgCCAGCTGAAGGGGGGACCCAGAGGTCCCACAATGTGGATGGGGAGAAGACTTCTCAggtaaagaaaactgccccgGCCCCCCCTGCAAGCCTGGATGCCTTCAGCAACCTCTGCCTGGAGGATAAGAAGGCAGCTGGGGTGGAGTcgctgccagcagagcccggTGGCCTGGTGGCCTCCGTGCCCAAGACAATTGGTGCCGAACTGATCGAGCTGGTGCGCAGGAACACCCACCTCAGCTACGAGCTGTCCCGTGTGGCCATCGGCATCGTCATCGGCCACATCCAGACCTCTGTCCCTGCAACCAGCAGCatcatggagcagatcctcATCTCCGTGGTGGAGAGTAAGGTAATGTGTGTGAGGCTGGAGTGGGGACTGCTGGACACCGCCTCTGAGCATCAAGGATAAGGTGTCATGAACTCAATGAGCTCCTGATGTTTGGGATGAGAAAGGCAGTGAGATCCCAAATGAAAAGGTGCTAGATGGGGGTAAATATCCAGCCAGGGGAACCGGGGGTTTCAGGGGTTTAAGCCAGGTCATAGTACTGTTAGCAGAGAAGTGGAAAACAGGTGAGTTTATACCCCAGATGAGCTGCAGATGTACAACATAGCCTTGAGTTGGAGCATTATCTTGATCTTGTTCTAAATAAACCTTATGTCAAAATAATCCTATCTTTCTCCTTCTGCATCAGTCATTGAAATGGTGAAGTGCACCTGGGCAGACTCTGCTTTAGCTGGAGAGATAATAAATTTCAGCTCCCACTTGCTCAGTGCAGCCCTGAGGAGTGTGCATCATACAAACTTCTAAGATTGGAATTCCATTGCTAATAGCAAGATTATAATGAACTGTTCGGAGGCATTTGAATATGGAGGACTAATGACATTCAAATTTTACATCAAATCATAATCTGGTTGACTGTTTGTACTGAATAGAGGCCCCTATAAGCAATCATCAAGTCTCTGTGGCCATAACCCAGTGGTTAATTGCTTCCTTCTCCAATAACAATGCCCTGTCAATGTGTGATCTAGATTCAGCAAAAAAATTTAGCTGGTTCAAGGAAATGTTCTGGCTCTGTCTTGCATGCTGAGAAGTTCAGTTTTCTGTTATTTGCACCTTGTCCAAGAtttgaatattatttttatcattaataCCTGTACTCAGGATACAATAAGCTTAATTCCACAGAAGTTATTTAGTGCCACGTTTCTGCAGAGGGCATTTGAAAGCCTCAATTTCATGGCCATTGCTTCAGACCAGCCTGAAAAGGATGGGAAGAAGGTGATGCCGGTGCAGGGAGTAGTATGGATCTTCTGGTAACGGATATGATATCCGTCATCTAGGACAGCTGTGGGATTTTAAAATGACCAGTAATGTATGGAGACACAGAAGATTCTGTCCCATCTTATAATACTTCATCATACCTATCTTGAGCAGTACTGCTTTCAGAAGGAGAGCCTGGATGGGCTTGCACAGTGCTCAGGTGTAAATGTTGTAGATGTGGTGTGCATTTTTTCTCAGTGTCCCAGCCAGATGATATAGCTCTGCTGATAAGTGGGGGCCTGGTCCCAGGTGAGGTTGTTCACCTGGTGTAGAAGACTAGCTCTGACAGCTGGAGTGGTCACGTGTA from Haemorhous mexicanus isolate bHaeMex1 chromosome 11, bHaeMex1.pri, whole genome shotgun sequence includes:
- the NCKIPSD gene encoding NCK-interacting protein with SH3 domain isoform X3, whose translation is MYRALYSFRSAEPNSLPFAAGETFLLLERSNQHWWLVTRAGSGETGYAPASYLQRLQVLEQDVVLQSIDRAIEAVHNAAMKNGGKYNLEQRDVLQKLIHHRKETVSRKSHSPTPQGTVMTQSSSDHHLDVSRQPNGVCRTGYERHHSLPNTEFEGEDEGLYQIPPQAHRAAPVTPPPPEKRKNTQIAAPIKNAVEIIPGSASSASSISTTSLDTLYTASSVSESALPTATSSPANTPPPVPSRSVHTTITRNLDSGSVSHSRYGTSPKDTSKSPQSKRAAPAPPAEGGTQRSHNVDGEKTSQVKKTAPAPPASLDAFSNLCLEDKKAAGVESLPAEPGGLVASVPKTIGAELIELVRRNTHLSYELSRVAIGIVIGHIQTSVPATSSIMEQILISVVESKNLSAGLPSGQICHDEQRLEVIFADLARHKDDAQQRSWALYEDENVICCYLEELLRILTDADPEVCKKMCKKNEFESVLSLVAYYQMEHRVPLRLLLLKCFGAMCNLDAAVISTLVNSVLPMELARDMQTHTQDHQKMCYSALVLAMMFSMGEPLPYHHYEHLNSQFVQFLLDVIEDGLPSDTTDQLPDLFVNVLLAFNLHIPVPEHSVIMTTISKHSNVKTFTEKLLLLLNRGG